GCTATGACCATATCGAAGAGGCAGGACATCTCAGATTGATTAAGGAGCACTTTCATGTACTAACAACCTTCCGTTACCATGTATTTCCTATAGTCACGAGGAATGTCTTCGTGGAATTAGACGATATGGTTAGTATGTTTAAATGTTTGCTTAATGAGTTATCGGAAAAGGATGTGGTTCGTGTATGTCTTCTTTATCTGTTAGAGCATGGTTTCAATGGGTGGTTGCGTAAATAGCCTATGACAAAGGAGTATTTCGCTTTGCTATCTAACCTTGATGAATTTAACATGTATCATGTCGTTCATTTATAATTTTCATTACTAATATTTTTACAAATTTAGTTGTGAAATTTTTTATGCCGTAGATATCCATGGAGGGTGAAATTTGGGATCAATTGTACTCATAAATATTACCTATATTCAATAAGGTTGAGAACCTTATACATCCAGTCGAACCAAAAGCTAAACAACCTAAAAAAAATGGCATACACCTTAAACggattttatatgctttcaaggtaAAATACatgattaaaattttataattttgtgTTTGATAATATTATAATATGTGATTCTTTCAGATATGGATTCTTGAGAGTTTTTCTTTTATCGGTTTGTTTAGTACCTGACAATCAAATGTGATCCATCGGGATGTTGCATGGTGGAAACTAAAGCCTTTACATGTGGTTAAGTGCGACCAGTTTATAATGATCAACCACATAtgattacttatatattttataatttatgtttatttataacTTTATAATTTTATTAGCAGGATAATTGACATATACAAAAATTGAAGCCGACAAAAGATGAGAGTCATGTTGAATGGTGGACAGTTAGCTCGGCGTGGATTGATCCCCCTGATTTACCTACCACAGATGTTCACAGGGCACCTTCCCTAACATCATCACCCCAATACTCGCCTACCCATGGGCCTCAACAAAAGAAGGCACATATAGATGTTGCAAAAGGTTTAAATGCATTTAACCCACCACCACTGCCACCGCCACCCATTATACCATCAACTAATAAGGACCGAATTATTACTGAGTTGCAAAAAGAGGTCTGTGAATGTCACAAGCAGTTGAGGGAACATGAGATGTGTTTTATAGAACTTGAAGCTACGGTAGCCATGCTTCTAAAACTTAATAATAAGGATGTTGGAGATGTTGCTAGTACCGCAAAAGGGGTGGAGGTACTTTGTTAATTATTTCACTAtcgtatattttttttatttatttaactttatggTATGCTTGTTATTGCATCGTTTATAATTAAATACTATTGAACTGTACAAGAACGTATCATGGATAATGTTGGTACCACAAACTACAATGACTTATGGGACCATGATTATGGGTCGGTACCCCTGAACAGCCGCCAAATGATGCCTTAAGCAGATGTCTGCATATATTCAATCGCCGAATGTAAAAGAGATTCTAGGGGAATAATACAAAACGCTTGCAACACCTCTTAGGCATTCTCAAAGCCAAAAAGTTATATCCATATGGTATAAGTCCCCATGGATACATATGAAGAATAAGGTGTTGCACGCTAACAACCAGCACCGCTGGGCAACCTTTCAGAACCTACCATTCACACTGTATATAAAGACAGGATGCTTCGCTATTGTTTTCCCGCCGTTTTATCACTGGTGTATCGACGGTTGAATTTTGGACGTGCTTATATGGAGATACTCACGTGGTCTGGTTGGAATGTGGTGTAAGTTATATAATTGTGTGAGCATTACGTACTACACTTGTAATAACAATACTTACTTTGTTGTATGCATTTGTTGATTGGTTGCACATCATGATGTGGATCTCCTTGTTGATACAGCGTAGACCGGATGATGCTCAGTGGACGTTTGTGCCATCAGCTTTCAACATTGATGCATTTGACTGGAGTAACATGGCTAGCGGATCCATTTACCTAGCTTGGTATGAGTATAATACGGTATAAATGTGTTTTAATTACATTACCTATATAATAGTCCTTTATAATAcaattatatttgatgattaatTAATTCCAACCTTTTATGCAGCTTTACACCCCTATCAATATACCAAGGGCTCACTGGTTTTTGAGTGTTTTGGATTCAAAGACATTCAAAATGATTGTATACGATAGTCACTTAGTGGATGACTATTGTTCAGGTGATCAATCTTGGTTTATAGCTATGTGAGCCCGCATCCACAAACTGCTATTGGGTATCAACTACTGATACAATCCTTGTTGAGAGTTTCAAAATGACCCTTAAAATGCCTCGGACGTACCACAACTGGCTGGCGGTAAAGGGGATTGTGGAGTGTTTCTTTGTTGGTTCATAGAGATGTTGATTGCGGAGAAAGCGTAACTGATAGAGGGTGAACCTGATTTATGATTCATGTCATATCGCAAACGATTTGCggaaattttttttggtattaGGATAATTTAAGTGTTATGTCATTTGAACATTTGAACATTGTAATATTATGTAAAACTCTCTTAACTTTATATAGTCATAACCTTTTGTAGATTTTAAATTTCATTGTTACTTttaaataaaaccataaataaaCACACATATAATAGTAGAaaccaaaaaataataataataagtaaaaTAAAATACTTATCTGGAACACTTGTTTGGAAATCCTACTCCGGTATCCCATAGTTCACTCCGGAACGAACTATCCTTAACAAAGTTGTTATTTTAcaaaaatttaaataataaaataaaataaaataaaaaataaaaaattatggtTATTTGTTTCAAAACCTAACCCAACAAAACATCCTGCAAACCAAACACCCTCAAATTCATTTTATGTTCAAACCAAACACCCTCAAATTCATTTTATGTTCGATCTTAAAAGTTTCAAACTGAAGTAAAACATTTCTCAACAATTCAAGAACAAGTCCTTTTCAAACGTATTAAAATATAGCAAAAGTCAGTCTTACATGACATAGACATTAATTAATATCCCGCGTATGAGGAGTTGctattttaggaaaaattgttATGCCACCAGCTATACCAATAaaattatacatataaatatatgtaAGAGAAGTTCAACAAAGTGTAGCTTTTGTGTACTGAGTCACCCCTTTTAGAATTTTAAACAAATACATAAAAAGCAAACACGTTTAATTGTATAATGTATATATACAAGACTAGTCAGTCACTCCAGTTATCCTCATCAAGTGCAGGAGGCTTCCCTGTTCTTCCATCCCATTCATCCTGAGTGTCATTAAATTGTAATTTAACTTAAATCATGATTCCATcattaaaattacaaaaataaattgtaattTAATTAAATCATGAAAAAAATTTGGCAAATGAAAATTAACAAAATGAAAGGAATCACATCCCATTCCATTCCTTTCTTGATTCCATCAtgccaaaggggggggggggggggggggggggggggggggggtatgagTATAAGAGGTAGTGGCATACCACATCTTGAGAAATCAACTTTGGAGGAGACCAGATAAGGATATGTCTGTCATTTCCACCTGTGAATAGTTCCTGTAAGGAGACCAAACAGAATAACatgttaataaataaataaaaataataaaaaatcacATCTAAAATACTTGGCCTAGTTGGATGAAAAGTATTTCAATTAACACAAGCAACAAAATAAACGTAACATTCTATAAACAAATACTTCAACAGACAATCTTGCCTGCTGACGTGGCgtcagagagaggagagagaagtATACCTGATCATAGGCATTATAGCAACAGCAATTTACATGCTCATAGTGTCCTTGAAGTGTCATACTAGTCTTCCCTGACCACAGATCAAATGCCTAAAAGCATCCAGCAAACAtatttataaacaaaaaaaatatattcaaatcGACTTTCTTGACTACTCTTCAAGATACTTAAGGCTGCGTTTGTTACATGGGAGCCTTTATACGGCTATTTCTAACGATAAGGATaaggagggcatttacgtctttttgcaCTAACAACAGATATAGTGGGAGAAAATGTTattaatttgtgtgtgtgtgtgtgtgtgtaagaaaTGGGTGTTGACGTACTTTGAGAGATGTCATGCATGGAACAAAGACAAGGGCAGAATCCTGAGTGACAGCCAACTGTATGGGTTTAGTAGTTTGCAATCGCGTAATCTCAAAGTGCACAAGTGTATTGCACCCAGACTCAATGTCCCACAATCTTAACCTTGAATCAGACCCTAAAACATATTCATTCCACAATATTTTTCTTATCAAATCCAACTCTACTTTACCCAtcaatttttaaagaaaaaaaaaaagaaaaaaacctgCACTTAGAAGATACATGCCATCTTCTGTGGCTTTGAGGCCCATAACAGCACCATAATGAGCTGTAGCGCGATCCTGGCTGGATAACAACCCTGGATGGAGTCTCTGTTTTTGCTTCCCCTGCCGGAGAATCCTACTGCCGCCAGAGTGTTTTGAGGTGGCTTTTTTCTGTGGTGGTCGAGTCTTGGAAGATGATGTTTGACCAGGTGAAAAGGATCTAGATGTTGTCACCTGACCAAAATCAAAAACAGAGACCATATCATAAAATGTAATACCATCAGATTTATGAACATGTAGCAGTTGACCTTGACTTCCATAAATGTTATGTAAGAAAGACATGTGCTAGGGGTAATCTCGTCATTTTCCATCCAATAGATAATGCTTAATATCATTTATATCTTATGATGATACCAATACAATAATATGGTGTAATTTATCAATTTTAAAAAGGGCTTTTGACATAAAAGTCATTAAGTTTGTCAAAATGTGACAGTTTTGTCCCTGCGACGATATTAGATGTGTTAATGCCTATGGTTTGCCAAGCTTTTTTCATTTTTTGCCCTTAAGTTTACAAACTTGCAAAATAAACCTTAAGTTTACAAATCTTTTAtgtttttaccctaagtatgatttccaaatttgacatgaAAGTCCTTAAATTAGTCAAATTTTGTCGATGGAAACCTGCTATTACACGTAACAAgggaaaaattgaaaaaaaaaatggcaAAAATTGGACGTTAACGAACAAAAAATCATCAGAGGGACATAACTgacaaaatttgacaaacttaagGACTTTCATGTCAAAAGccgttttaaaaataaaaaatgtgacTTTCATTTTGTAAATAAAGATGTGTAAGTTTCAACTTTTATTGAAAAACACATAGATGAAAGAAGTGAAACCTTAGTGGTGGACCTCTCAAGTAGAGGTGGACGCCTTCCAAGCTGAGAGTGAGATTGATCTAAAACAGAAAAACATCCTGCACGTCTAATATCCCAAAACCTTATTGCCCCATCACAACCTCCAGTCATCAACACCCACTCACTACAAGCAGACCACTCCACTGCCATCACGCCATCTGTCATCACCACCAatctttaataataataatacacatAATTTCATACCCTtttacaaataattcaaataaagaTTCTTTAACAGAAGTATTCATATGTCTACAACACCATTAGCATACCACGATGACCCGACAATGTGTGAGAAAATGCCCCTGAAGCCATATCACAAAGCCGAACCTGAACATCTTCAGTTGCAGCAGCTATAAGCATGTGAGATGTGGCTAATGAAGACATGGCTGTCCTATAAACCTTTCCTGGCATCTTAAAATCCATCACCAccttttataaaacaaaaaaacatcaaTTTGAAATGAAAACAGAGTTGTGTGAGTAAAAGAAAGAATCGTATATGGTTTTACCTGTGAGGTATTGGTATCCCAGACATTGATGTGGTGATCGAACGAGCCTGTGACAAAAAGACCTGTATCAATTGGATACCATATGGCTGTGGATATGGCATATTTGTGACCATTTTGGTGCTGCTTATCGACATGGAGTATGGGCTTATGCTTAGCAATCAAACCACCTCCTTCATAGTCTGTTGTATGTTGGATATCATAGACAGAAAGTGATGCATCAGATGCTCCAGATAACAAATATCTTCCCTCTGTCAAATCAACCTGATTTAATGATCAAACATACTGTCCACCATAACATCTAATCTAATATAAAATGTAATGTACAGAAGAATTTAATATATGACCTTCATTAGCCACTTGCTACAAAGCACAATTTGATGTGACAACAACAAAAGATGAAAAGTTGCATTCTAGTTCTAAATGATACTCCAATACTCCATTGCCTAAAAGCCACAGCTGCACTTACTTTTTAACTATATACAAAGGTTTATTCCAACATCTATACATGTTTCGAGTGTTTCAATTCAGTTAGTAATTCACCACATCCTTGGATTTTTCAATTTTCAGGATTTATCACAAAACGATAATGATTAGGTATGCTCAGTAAGTAGCGGTGGCACACTAGCACGTGAGAGGCAATATTGAATATACATATGATAGTTCCATACGAGTAATATGTGTTTATCATGACATATATAGCTTTTTCTTTGATTTTAAGTAAGAAATTCACTTCTGGAAAGACGGAATAAAACAAAAGATTCAAATAACTAGAAGTGAAGTATAAGAGAAAGATAAACACCTGAAGCGAATTAATGGCGCCACGGTGAGGAGAGACAATCTCTTTGTGATTGGAGAGTTGAAGAGATGATGCTCTGTTCGATCGAATACGACTGATGAAAGAATTAGGGCGTAGTTTTCCCGATTGTCTATCTCCGATCTCCTTCCACATTCTCCtcgcatcttcttcttcctattaCCCCAATCGAATTTCTGTTTAAATCAACAATTCCCCTTCGATACGAGTTCTAAATTCCAGAGATTGAAATGAAGGATATTGGTGCTAATTGTGCAAGCGTGAGGGAGTAACGTGAGAGAGGGGTTTGCAGCAGAAGAAGATGATTATTTGATTATAGTCGACCGAAATGGGCCGAAATACCCATGGACCTCAGATGGAGCCGACTATTCATCTCCTTTTCTACCCTGATGTTAGAATAAATTACACCAATTGTCCTTAAAGGTCGGGGGTAATTTGTGTTAGTTCTATAAACTCCTTTTTTTAAGTCCAATAGTCCTTGGTTTTTGTTGCTTATTTAGTCATTACATAACATAAAACAACTACTTTGcctttaataattttttaaaaaatttttgtattatttatttatgtttttgttaAGTCTATCACCGCCTCTCCCATCTCCCTTCAATCTTCCGGTGGTGGTGTGGGTTTAGAGGAGAAGTGTAACACCCGTAAATTTAGGTTGAGCACTTATTTTTTTAAAGTACACGTCGTCTTaatcccgaaaatataaattttgtaaaaatccgactccgtatgaattagatatgatttttataaaatataaaagtcaATCGCGCACAAAAAATGTATGACGTTAAAAGGTACGAAGAGAATAGTTGATTTTTGAGTAAAGTCGCCAAAAGGATAATCATAGTACTCTTTAAGATaaaaaaattttggtaaaagcaccAAAATTGGAGCCCGTACAAGACACTTATGATTTTTGCAAAATCATTAAATCTTATAAAAATAGGGATGAAAAATAAAGTAAGAATTAGCTGAtagagtctaaaggaaagttgtagatctcgtcaatagttttttgggatataaagaacatccaaaacgaggtcagtatgaagaagttatggaatttacaaAATCTGCTACATGCACCCCGCGTAGTGTGCGCTAgaggtggcaaaaattgacacgacacgaaacccgacacgaactcgacacgaaataaacgggcttgggtaagatatttcaactcgtttaaataaacgggttgacatgaCACGATACGAAAATTAAACtggtaaggttagggttgagaatttcaactcgaatatgactcAAAAATGACACATTTATTTATATGCAAGGTTTTGAATTCTTTAAATAAACTAGAATAtacaaaaccaaaaccataagtaaaagaaaaccaTTGGATTCAgtcgttttgtaatgttgaaatgacttagtTGTCTAGATCAAGACCTCATTTTCAGTTTTTTCGTTCTCTCCCAAACAATACAGTCCCTTTAACCATTctctcatcctcatgatcttgtCTTCCGCCTCTCTGACTCATACTCTTTCAATTTTGTCATCTGAACTTGCTATGACTTCATCTATCCCGCCTCCAAACTATTAGTTTTTCTTTTCCGCCTACCCAACTCCTACACTTTAaacatgctcaatcttttaacctcacatgacacgacatatttcaaggtataCCCCTAacacgaaacccgacacgaaaataaaATGGTTCACACGACATGACACGTTATTTAAATAGGTCGGGTTAGGTTCAaacactttcaacccgtttagtgttttgacccgacccgacacgacacgattgccatcTCTAGTGCGTGTCGGGTGCACTACATGTGCTTCTAGAAGGTGATAACGCAGACCACAGAGAAGCCGACACATTACATAAAGTGGTTAGGGAGACGTAGCCTTAAAATGCGTGACGTGCACCCTTTTTGCACGTTGTACACCCCAAAATGGCTATAAATAGGAGGCCAAACCTCATTCCCTTCTCACACCTCCCAATATCTTCTCTCTCGATTTGCTTTCGATTTTAGCCCGTTTTCCCTTAGTTTTGGCCTTCGGTGAAGCCTTGCGATCCCTAAAATAGTAGTAGTTAGCGAGTAGAAGCTTTGCCGGTGCAATTTCCTAACTTTTGTCAGGAAATATTTGTAAATTAAGCTATACTCTATCTCTTTCAGTGtaccttatatttatagtcataagtcgttattatgaacctataaataagatttatcaataattccatgtcgttatactgattgatctacttatggggatgatgtctaggttggaTTTAGTGAGATGTTTAAAGTGGAATTACCAAACAGTATACTATGTATACCAAACGAACCCTACCTTCGATATATACTTGGTTGTTCCTTATCAACTATATATCAATAGATATTGGGATTGTTTAGGAATCTAGACTATTAGTTACTCATAAGAGGTAATAAAATAAGACTTAGATATAATTGAACCTATGTCATATTGTTGGGCTTAAAAGATTATGTCATTGGGCTGTTAGTTTTGGTCCCATTTGTAAACGGTTTTAGGCATGTCCAGCTGTCATTTATTAgggttatagtatatatatatatatatatatatatatatatatatatatatatatatatatagtgcatgcatgcattgtAATAAGTTAGTCGTTCTGATCATTATTGTAACCCTACcacacctctacagtagcaattcttcatAGAGTTCTTCTGATGTTGTggcttattaatcattcgacatcagtTTGATTCATCTTGTGTTCTTGTTTATTTTACATTCTTGGTTTGCTTGTTAAGAATCTAATCGATCTTAAAGTATTTTTagactttacaattggtatcagagtatgaGATTGTGTAATTCATATGCATCTCTTCTGTTTGAAgaaaatttttagggtttccgctattaTCGAATCTGTTGGAGCCGTCATCACTTTATTGGCGCTACTCCTTGATTTCGATTTTACCCTAAATCAAtctttacaagtctgattcttGACAGGTAAGCATATTAAGTCATCATGTATCACGACGAGTCTCAaaccaatcccatcaacatctctaacagcattggCTCGACCACAAGGATTCCGAACCTATATACTCACGAATATGAAGTCTGGGCtcttcattttgaagactatgttctcGACTCAGAAGATAACGGGTATTTTATATGGGAGGCTATTACTTTGGGTCCTTTCGTTCACTCCGGAACCAACAAAACCATCaagacacaaaaagagtacaatCAGCTAATGGTAGATGTGAAAGAAGTCCCTCAAGATGAGAAGGACAAACTGATTAGCAACGTAAAAGCAATGAGGATGATCAGATTTGCTTTACAATCTGATACCTTTCGTCTGGTGAGCTTGTGTACTActgcaaaagagatctgggaaaGGCTTAAGGAGTTATATTCCACCGATGaggatctcgagcattccatccAAACTCTTCTACTTTTGAagtttggtgactttaagcaAAATCCTGAGGAAAATCTTGTTCAAAAATTCAATCGTTACAACCATCatctcagtaagatgattaagcaCGGAATTGGCAGAGAGGTGATCGATCAGAAGGTCACTTTCATGAATGGCctgagacccgaatggatggcggTGGTTtcaactgttaaagctcatgaacagttcaagacTTACTCGTCGTGGGGATTCTCAAGTCACATGAAAATGTCGTGACAAAAGAAGTGAAAATAGTCTTCGACATGGGATCCTTGGTTCTTATCTCAAATGGTAAGaatgttgttgaagaagaagcAGAGTTAGATCTTTTTTAGTGTGATTTAACTAATGAAGAGTATGCTTTGATGGTGTCTAACCTCAAGCGGTTTGCTAGAAAGAAATTCCCTACCACCAAGAactgaaactggcagggaagctacagctcaGAGAAAGCAAAAGAGGAAATTAAAAGCGATCCTcagaaagaagaagaaaagaaggagaGCAAGCTGGTGGGTGACTCAAGCTATGACTGCAACTATTGTCATGGCAAAAACCATCTAGTGAAGGAATACATGTTGAGGAGACTGGATAAGAAGAAagaaggagaagatgatgaagcttacataggtgttcaagttcacgcTAGACTATGCCTTTAATAGGCTACACCTCTTGATACTAACAACATgactactttataacttgatctttgaATATCAGTTctcattcctgattccttgcattgtcatctgcttcgtcaaggatcatataGAAGGCTCTATGtggtgcattcgttggcataatgACCAGTCTTCTCGCATTTGAAGCAGTCATTTCTTTAGAGCATATCCCAATGTGCTTCCTTCTGCATTTGTCACACCATTGTGCTCCTTCCCCAATCTTCaagaattttctcttctcgttGGACCTTGtggatccttcaaactttctcttattgccaacttcaaccttgttgtcggctcttcccttgagcatatcttcaacagacttggcagcccagatagctgcctctagagtaggtgcctgacgtaccgacaccgcatactcccagggaagtccctttgcgtacttgtcgacTTTTGTCAGCTTGTCTGGGACAAGgcacaaagcaaactccattttgtctgtgaagttgttggtgtattcatcgatggaCATGCTTCTTTTCTTCAAAGTTAGGAATTGGTTCTTTAGCTCCAGCAGGTTTTGGGATCAGCAGTACTTgtgcttgaattgcaccaagaactctgcccaagtcagtttcaggggctcattggggcttagagtcttccccagGGTGTTCAACCAGCGAACAACACCTCCTCTGAACTGTCGTACTGCAAacgtggtttgtagcttgcctttgcaaccacatgtcatgaaggctaattccatctccgagatccaatccatgactccaatCGGATCTTTCTTCCCAGTGAatgtcgatggtttgcaagttagaaaatctatgtacttgcatccattccccTCGACTCCGTCATCTTGATTGTTCCTCCTAATCCCCGGTGGATCAGCTTGACCAACAGTCTTGGTGTCGTTCCCTTCCTCAGACTGCCCGTCATTCAGCTCGGGTTTTTCAATAGGCA
The genomic region above belongs to Lactuca sativa cultivar Salinas chromosome 4, Lsat_Salinas_v11, whole genome shotgun sequence and contains:
- the LOC111893136 gene encoding WD repeat-containing protein ATCSA-1 — encoded protein: MWKEIGDRQSGKLRPNSFISRIRSNRASSLQLSNHKEIVSPHRGAINSLQVDLTEGRYLLSGASDASLSVYDIQHTTDYEGGGLIAKHKPILHVDKQHQNGHKYAISTAIWYPIDTGLFVTGSFDHHINVWDTNTSQVVMDFKMPGKVYRTAMSSLATSHMLIAAATEDVQVRLCDMASGAFSHTLSGHRDGVMAVEWSACSEWVLMTGGCDGAIRFWDIRRAGCFSVLDQSHSQLGRRPPLLERSTTKVTTSRSFSPGQTSSSKTRPPQKKATSKHSGGSRILRQGKQKQRLHPGLLSSQDRATAHYGAVMGLKATEDGMYLLSAGSDSRLRLWDIESGCNTLVHFEITRLQTTKPIQLAVTQDSALVFVPCMTSLKAFDLWSGKTSMTLQGHYEHVNCCCYNAYDQELFTGGNDRHILIWSPPKLISQDVDEWDGRTGKPPALDEDNWSD